The DNA segment CCAATACTTCGCTCCAAGCCTGTTCAATCTGCGAGCAGGCTTCGCCAACGGCTTTGATGCCGAATTCGATGTGCGGCGGAACGACTTCGCCGTTCTCTTTTGTCCAACCTACGCTGGGCAGGCTGAACGAACGGATGCCTTCGTAATGTGCCTCCACATCGCGCATAATCGGGGCGACATGGGATTCGGGCATGCTGAATATCCATACGCTGCGTTGGGCGCTGTTTACGGTATTGAAACGGTCGGCATAATAGGTTTCCAATACCCATTCGGCCATCGGGTGCGCCATCACGGGAAAGCCGGGGAAGAAATAGTGCTCTTTAATCGAAAATCCGGCGATTTTGTTGTAAGGGTTGGGAACAAGTTCTGCTCCTTCGGGGAAATCAGCCATCAGCAAACGCTGCCGGTGCGAAGGCGAGTCCAAGCCGTCGCCGCGTTTGAGGGAAGTTTCTTCGATAAACGGCACGGCTCCGGCATGTCGGACGATAGGCAGTTCCAACGCTTCGGCAGCGGCCTGACGGGTATGGTCGTCGGGGGTGGAGCCGATGCCTCCGGTAACAAATGCAGGCAGGCCGTCTGAAAAGCTGCGGCGAAGCTGCTTAACCAAAAAGGTATAGTTGTCGGGCAGATATTGCACTTGGTTTAAACGCAATCCGCGAGATTCCAACAGATGTTTGAAAAAAGCAAAATGCTTATCTATGCGGCTGCCGTGCAGAATCTCGTCGCCGATAATGATGAGGTTGAAATCGATCATAATGTTTACTTTGATAAGGTAATAAGGTCGGATCAAGCCCGCTTTCTGCTGCATCGTTTCTTGTTCCGGTCGGGGCATCACAGCAGGGCAAACCGCCGCAATGCCTTCTGACGGTACACCCTGAAGTGAAAGGCCCAAAGCCAAAGCACTTGAACACATCTTCAGGAACATTTCAGGCTGGACGAATCAGCCGATTCATACAATAATAACCCGTTTTCGGGCCGTCTGAAACGGCATAATCATAATCAACAGGATTTTCCCGATGAGCCAGCATAACCATACTATTCTACAAAGCCTACCAACAGGTCAAAAAGTGGGCATCGCCTTTTCAGGCGGCCTTGATACTTCGGCAGCCCTGCTGTGGATGAAACTCAAAGGCGCCTTGCCTTATGCCTACACCGCCAATCTCGGCCAGCCCGATGAAGACGATTACAACGCCATTCCCAAAAAAGCCAAAGAATACGGTGCTATCGAAGCCCGCCTGATCGACTGCCGCAGCCAGCTTGCGCACGAGGGCATTGCCGCCATCCAATGCGGCGCGTTTCATGTCACCACCGGCGGTGCCACCTATTTCAATACCACACCTTTAGGCCGCGCCGTAACCGGCACCATGCTGGTATCGGCCATGAAAGAAGACGACGTCAACATTTGGGGCGACGGTTCCACCTATAAAGGCAACGACATCGAGCGTTTCTACCGTTACGGCCTGCTGACCAATCCGAACCTGCGTATTTACAAACCGTGGCTCGATCAAACCTTTATCGACGAACTCGGCGGCCGCCAAGAAATGAGCGAATTTCTCATCGCCAACGGCTTCGACTACAAAATGTCGGTTGAAAAAGCCTATTCCACCGATTCCAACATGCTCGGCGCCACCCACGAGGCCAAAGATTTAGAATTTTTAAACAGCGGCATCAAAATCGTTAAACCGATTATGGGCGTAGCGTTTTGGGATGAAAATGTAACCGTTAAAGCCGAAGAAGTGACCGTGCGCTTTGAAGAGGGCATACCGGTAGCCTTGAACGGCAAAGAGTTTGCCGACCCTGTGGAACTGTTTCTCGAAGCCAACCGCATCGGCGGCCGCCACGGCTTAGGCATGAGCGACCAAATCGAAAACCGCATCATCGAAGCCAAATCACGCGGTATTTACGAAGCACCGGGCATGGCTTTGCTGCACATCGCTTACGAGCGTTTGCTGACCGGAATCCATAACGAAGACACCATCGAGCAATACCGCATCAACGGCTTGCGCTTGGGCCGCTTGCTGTATCAAGGCCGCTGGTTTGATTCACAAGCATTGATGCTGCGCGAAACCGCCCAACGCTGGGTGGCCAAAGCGATTACGGGCGAAGTAACGCTGGAGCTGCGCCGCGGCAACGATTACTCAATTCTGAACACCGAATCGCCGAACCTGACTTACCAGCCCGAGCGTTTGAGCATGGAAAAAGTAGAGAACGCCGCCTTCACCCCTGCCGACCGCATCGGCCAACTGACCATGCGTAATCTCGACATCGTCGATACGCGCAATAAGCTCGGCCTGTATTCACAAACCGGCCTTTTGGCTTTGGGCGAAGGTTCGGTGTTGCCCCAACTGGGTAACAACGAGAAATAAAGCGGATATACGCTGATATGTTGTTTTCTTAAGCAGAAGGCCGTCTGAAAAAGTGAACTGTCCCCCAATCCTTGGACAAGTTAAGAATGTTTCTCAAACATCCTCTTCAAGCTGAGTTCTGTAGGCCACAGGGCTCAGCTTTTTTAAGTTTAAACTAATACGTTCATGATTGTAGTAATGGATGTAATCATTGATCACCGTTGTCAGCTCTGCCACCGATAACGCACCTTCTTCATAAAAGCTTTCCGTTTTCAATGTGCCGAAGAAACTCTCAATCGGCGCATTGTCCCAACAGTTGCCTTTGCGCGACATGCTTTGCACAATCCCGTTCTCCGCCGATTTCGCCCGATAAGCACCGGTTCTATACAGTACGCCTTGGTCGGAATGCAGCAGCGGCGTTGCCC comes from the Neisseria dumasiana genome and includes:
- a CDS encoding competence/damage-inducible protein A → MIDFNLIIIGDEILHGSRIDKHFAFFKHLLESRGLRLNQVQYLPDNYTFLVKQLRRSFSDGLPAFVTGGIGSTPDDHTRQAAAEALELPIVRHAGAVPFIEETSLKRGDGLDSPSHRQRLLMADFPEGAELVPNPYNKIAGFSIKEHYFFPGFPVMAHPMAEWVLETYYADRFNTVNSAQRSVWIFSMPESHVAPIMRDVEAHYEGIRSFSLPSVGWTKENGEVVPPHIEFGIKAVGEACSQIEQAWSEVLGRLKDIGAVIRHEAP
- the argG gene encoding argininosuccinate synthase — protein: MSQHNHTILQSLPTGQKVGIAFSGGLDTSAALLWMKLKGALPYAYTANLGQPDEDDYNAIPKKAKEYGAIEARLIDCRSQLAHEGIAAIQCGAFHVTTGGATYFNTTPLGRAVTGTMLVSAMKEDDVNIWGDGSTYKGNDIERFYRYGLLTNPNLRIYKPWLDQTFIDELGGRQEMSEFLIANGFDYKMSVEKAYSTDSNMLGATHEAKDLEFLNSGIKIVKPIMGVAFWDENVTVKAEEVTVRFEEGIPVALNGKEFADPVELFLEANRIGGRHGLGMSDQIENRIIEAKSRGIYEAPGMALLHIAYERLLTGIHNEDTIEQYRINGLRLGRLLYQGRWFDSQALMLRETAQRWVAKAITGEVTLELRRGNDYSILNTESPNLTYQPERLSMEKVENAAFTPADRIGQLTMRNLDIVDTRNKLGLYSQTGLLALGEGSVLPQLGNNEK
- a CDS encoding IS3 family transposase; this translates as MFNREIVAYSLSRRANGEMVTQMLDNAFGRLKGATPLLHSDQGVLYRTGAYRAKSAENGIVQSMSRKGNCWDNAPIESFFGTLKTESFYEEGALSVAELTTVINDYIHYYNHERISLNLKKLSPVAYRTQLEEDV